Proteins from a genomic interval of bacterium:
- a CDS encoding response regulator transcription factor → MSDTIFIIEDDLKIAHVVKAYLEGAGFKARHFTRGRAALEAASREHPALVILDLMLPDLSGEELFQDLKALSDIPVIMVTSRSSEEERVAGLALGADDYVVKPFSPRELIFRVKAVLKRVEGSRPGGRKDVLSFEDGRLVLDGQTYQVTRDGVVADLTASEFKILFILASRPGRVYSRDELIQQALDYHFEGYDRTIDAHVRNIRKKIEPDPGKPRFVQTVYGIGYRFGGRQDA, encoded by the coding sequence TTGTCCGATACGATCTTCATAATCGAGGACGATCTCAAGATCGCCCATGTGGTCAAGGCATACCTTGAAGGCGCGGGGTTCAAGGCGCGTCACTTCACCCGCGGCCGGGCGGCACTTGAGGCCGCTTCCAGGGAGCATCCGGCCCTGGTCATACTGGACCTGATGCTTCCCGATCTTTCAGGTGAAGAGCTTTTCCAGGACCTGAAAGCCTTGAGCGACATTCCGGTGATCATGGTCACTTCCAGATCTTCGGAGGAGGAGAGGGTTGCCGGACTTGCCCTCGGGGCGGATGATTACGTGGTCAAACCGTTCAGCCCGAGGGAACTGATTTTTCGCGTCAAGGCAGTTCTCAAGAGGGTCGAAGGGAGCAGACCGGGGGGAAGAAAGGACGTCCTGAGCTTCGAGGACGGGCGCCTGGTCCTTGACGGCCAGACCTACCAGGTGACCCGTGACGGGGTCGTGGCCGATCTCACCGCTTCGGAGTTCAAGATCCTTTTCATCCTGGCATCACGGCCCGGTCGGGTCTATTCCAGGGATGAACTTATCCAGCAGGCCCTGGATTACCATTTCGAGGGTTACGATCGCACCATCGACGCCCACGTCAGGAACATCCGGAAAAAGATCGAACCCGACCCTGGAAAACCCCGGTTCGTCCAGACTGTCTATGGCATCGGTTACCGCTTTGGAGGCAGACAGGATGCCTGA